The following DNA comes from Chryseobacterium gallinarum.
GTATTCGGCATTTTATAATATTCAAATGGTATAATAAGTAAGATTGATTTCTACTGCTCCACAATGGTTAATGAATTGTATACTCCGCTGCCTGAAACATCAAACTGACTTACCGTCCCATCAAATGCTACCGTAATCCAGGTGAATGGTCTTAATTTATCTCCTTTATTCAGATAAACGCTTACAGTACAGGCTGAGCCTACAGGTACAGCGTTAGGGCTTGCCCCGGTATCAGATGCATATCCGTTGTTGGTTTTTATCCTTTGGGTAATTACTCCTGCTGGATTTCTTACTTCCCATATGGCTTCCGTCTGGTTATTTCCCCCGGTATTTACCTGGCTTGATTGTAATGCAAAAGTAAAAGTTGCAAAATACACCCCGGTTCTGGGAGCAATAAACTCCCCTGTAGATGGATTGAAATTATCGGTAGGGACACCAGAATCGGAATCCAGTTTTTCAGTCCAGTTGGTTAAATATGAGGACCTTCTTTGTACAATTCCGGATTTGGTTCCTATTTCTGAGGGAGTTCCACTTTCAAACACATAAGTATCCTGGGTTACCTTATTTGCCATAACAACAATGCGGGGTTTACCTTTTGGGAAAAAACTTACCCAATTTGTACCATCAGAAAACTCCAGATATCCTTTTACCCCAATGGCAGGACTTGCTACATAACGTAAAGCACCGGCACCAGCCTGTACCGCTGTTTTATCTGTGTTCCCTATTGCAACCGCCCCATTGTTTCCGCTTCGTAAATCTATTGCAACTTTCGGATTGGCAACCAGTACTCCTATCTTACCTGATTTATCAACTATCACTTTGCCGGCATCCGTTTTTACTTCAACAGGATTTGTCGGGTTATCTACTCCTATCCCAATTTGGGCACTAGCCTGGACCCAGAAAAGCAGAGGAACAAAAACAATTGTCAGGCTCTTTATTTTATTATATTGTATCATGATTGTGTTTTTTATAATTCACTAATGCTGAGATTATTTAATTTCCCGTCATTCAGGGTATTTCTCGCAGAACCTATATTGTGCCTGACACTAAACTTAATGGTATTTCCTGCTTTAAGATTAAAGATCGCATTGCAGTTACCACTTATAAAATTACTGACTGCCCCAGCTTGGAATGCAGGATAAGAATTGACTGTTTTAAAAGTCTGAATATTCTCGGTATTGCGATTGCTTTCTATTGCGGTCTCTATAAAAGTATTTTTTGGAATAGTACCATTCGCTAAAGTGATATTGAAAGATACCAGATAAAAACCATCACGAGGAGCCGTAAATATACCGGTTGAAGAATTAAAATCTCCATTGGGTGTTGTTCCCAGGTCTACAGTTTCGGTCCAGTCTGATATATAAACTGTAGAACCGCTACCGATACTCTGAACAGTACTCTTATTGGCATTTACAAGGGCTTTGGTAGGTGCTGTAAGAGGTAAAGCAATCCATTGTTCACCATCAGAATATTCTAAAAAGCCATTTACATTATAGCGTATTGCGCCGCCACCAGCCTCAGCAGGCGTTTGTGTACCGGTTCCTAAACCAATAAGCCCTTTATTATCCGGTGAACGGAGATCTACTTTGGTTACAGGGTTTAAAATCCCTACGCCAAGGTTCCCGTTTGAATCTACCACTACATCATTAGACAATTTTAAAGCATCAGGGGTGGATCCATTATCCTTTGCAGCATCAATCTGCAATGATTTCACAGGCTTATCGGTAAAAAAGCCTACCTGGGCTGATATCTTAACCGAAGAAAAAAATAGAATACAGGTCATTACCTGATATGCAAAACGAATTTTCAATTTCATAATCATCTATTTTTTAATGTTCTATAATGGTTAAGTTGTTAAATCCATCATCAGGATTTGTAGGGTCTGCAGGGTTAGTAGTCACTCTGAGTTCCACAGAACCACTTGATACAAGATTATGCCAAAGCCTGGTTGCTACTTTTGTCCCTGCAAGTAAAGTAAGAGTTACGGTACTTGATCCTCCGGCCTGGGTAGATCGGGTAGAATTGGCATCATCGGCAGTACCGGTCATAGATTGTCCGAAAGTTTTGTAAACAGATGCCAGTACTGTGTTGGTTGTAGTATTGTAAAATTGTGATTCTACTCTGGATCCGTCATTAATTACGGCTCCATTAAAGTTAAATGTTAATAGAAAGGTATAGGTACCATCACGGGGAGCGGTAAAAATACCTGAAGAAGCATCAAAGCTATTACTCATGTCCCGCACCACATTCCAATTGTTGATATTGGTAGCTGAATTTGGTATTATGGATTGAGTCGATATTTTACGGGCTACTACTACTGCTTTTTGAGGAGCTATATAAGCTTTATGCCAAACCATTCCATCCGAAACTTCAATTTTGGGCCCTACAGGGATATTGGCAACATCATACCTCACTGCTCCTGCACCGGCATCTACAGCACTCATTGTAGTAGTGCTGAGACCTAAGGCATTTTCGGTTCCTGCAGATCTCATATCCATTTTTACCTGAGGATTAAACACTCCCACACCAACAAAGCCTGTTGTTTTGTTAATAATAACATCATTGGCTGCCTGTGCTGCTGTTGGAGTTCCCGTAACGGCATTGTCTTTAGCACCATCTACATGTAAAGCCCCTTGAGGATTTTTTAATCCAATCCCTACTTGAGAGAATAATGGATTAACACAAGAATAAAACACTCCGCAGGAGAATATCAGAAAACGTATTTTTTCTTTCATTTGTTTGTTTTTTTAAGGTTTGAATTATGGTAAGTAAGGCCTTAATACTAAATCAGCAATATGATACAGTCTCAATCGGGAATAATTTCCCAAATAAAACCGGTATTCGTGGATTATAATATTTTCGGTGAACTTAAAATGCCTGGCAAGCTATTATAAAAAAATAGTTTTTCGATGCATTTTAAGCTTCATATATCAATTTTATTTTTTCATATTAAATAAGGTCAAAATTATCATATATACCTCATATATAAGGCCTTAACCTTATAGATATAATTCGAAAACAAATTAGATGTAACTCTACAGACCCATAATGGATCTTATTCAATGAATTACTCCCGTAAGCATACTTTATATTTATAAACAAATCCCTGAGAAATATCAGAATATATATTCCTCTAAACTTTCGTATTTTTATGGATTAGAATACGTTTTCCACCAGCTCAATGCAGCCAAACCCAACACTATTATTCATGAAAAAATTAAATCCAGGGTATTTCGAATTCTTCTTTTTCAGGTATGGATTCATTGTTATCTTTATTCAAATAGTTTCAATATCACTTTATTTTTTTACCGAACAAAAAGAGCCTTTTTATTTGGCCTGTACAGGTATTATATGTTTGCTGTTTCTGGTTTTTGTATGTTCATCAGATTATTGGATACTGAGAAAAAACCTTTCTCTTGCCAATGTTTTTCTAACTGATAATGGTCTCATCATTAATGAAACCCCTTATCCTGCCGAACAGATAAAAGAAGTAGCCTTTATACCCGTAAGACATGCTTTGAACAAATTTCCAGCGTATTTCATTGAAATTACAACCCATGATGGGGCTGTTTTTTATTTTCTTGAAAAAAGTATGGGCTGGGACTTTGAATCACCTACCCTAAAATTATTGAATAAGCATCCTTTATTTTCTTCAAAAACAAAAGAAAAAAGTGAGTCTTCAGAAGGTTTTTCAGCGTTTAAAAAACAAAAGCAATCATCCCAAAAGCTAACCGAAAAATAAATATATACTAAAAACTCTCATTATGAAGTTAGAATTATTTCAAATAGATACTTTTACAGAAAATATTTTCCAGGGAAATTCAGCCTGTGTTGTTCCATTGAAGACCTGGTTACCAGACGAGGTTCTCTTAAAAATAGCCCGTGAAAATGCTGTGGCAGAAACAGCTTTTTTTATTGATACCGGCAATAGCGTTCACCTGAGATGGTTTACCCCGGAAATAGAAATGGACCTATGCGGACATGCTACCCTTGCCACGGCTCATTGCCTGGCTTCCATCTTACATTATCAAAACAGCAGAATCGTTTTTGAAACCAAAAGCGGTGAACTAACCGTTGAGGTTAAAGATGGATTTTATTACATGGATTTCCCATCGAGAATGCCTGAAGCATCAGCTCTTCCGGATATCATATCCAGATCCCTCAATATACAACCTAAGGAAGTTTTCAAATCGAGGGATTACGTCCTGGTATATGAGTCTGAAGAAGACATTAAAAAAATCAGGCTTGAAAGATCTATTTTTGATCTTATCAATCTGGACCCGGGTGGTATTGTGGTAACA
Coding sequences within:
- a CDS encoding PhzF family phenazine biosynthesis protein; its protein translation is MKLELFQIDTFTENIFQGNSACVVPLKTWLPDEVLLKIARENAVAETAFFIDTGNSVHLRWFTPEIEMDLCGHATLATAHCLASILHYQNSRIVFETKSGELTVEVKDGFYYMDFPSRMPEASALPDIISRSLNIQPKEVFKSRDYVLVYESEEDIKKIRLERSIFDLINLDPGGIVVTATGTDSDFVSRYFTPQSSILEDPVTGSAHCSLIPFWSSRLGKNKLFARQLSERGGELYCENKNERVIVAGKARTYSIGHLWIE
- a CDS encoding complement C1q domain-containing protein; this encodes MKLKIRFAYQVMTCILFFSSVKISAQVGFFTDKPVKSLQIDAAKDNGSTPDALKLSNDVVVDSNGNLGVGILNPVTKVDLRSPDNKGLIGLGTGTQTPAEAGGGAIRYNVNGFLEYSDGEQWIALPLTAPTKALVNANKSTVQSIGSGSTVYISDWTETVDLGTTPNGDFNSSTGIFTAPRDGFYLVSFNITLANGTIPKNTFIETAIESNRNTENIQTFKTVNSYPAFQAGAVSNFISGNCNAIFNLKAGNTIKFSVRHNIGSARNTLNDGKLNNLSISEL